In Spiroplasma sp. SV19, one DNA window encodes the following:
- the mnmA gene encoding tRNA 2-thiouridine(34) synthase MnmA: protein MEKVVVGLSGGVDSSVSLYLLQQAGYQVEGLFMRNWDSQLNNDILGNKAINNEICPQEVDYDDAVKVSIALNVPLHRVDFIKEYWEYVFKYFISEYQRGRTPNPDILCNKYIKFDYFLKYAINNYQADFIAMGHYARVRFNEEINEYQLLRGVDSDKDQTYFLSQLNQQQLAKTIFPLGDLTKKEVRAIANAQNLITANKKDSTGICFIGERDFKSFLQNYIPNQNGEIVDIETKEVVGTHNGIMYYTIGQRRGLNLGGMTEPYFVAGKNVTKNILYVAKSSEEKWLYSTSCLVTDLNWINTLKSDNFNCTAKFRYRQKDIPVKVTVLSEDKCLVHFESRVKAITPGQAAVFYNGVVCLGGGIIDEVYLDDQKLCYL from the coding sequence ATGGAAAAAGTTGTTGTTGGCTTATCGGGGGGTGTTGACTCTTCTGTTAGCTTATATTTATTGCAACAAGCAGGTTATCAAGTTGAAGGACTATTTATGCGAAATTGAGATAGTCAATTAAATAATGATATTTTAGGAAATAAAGCAATTAATAATGAGATTTGCCCGCAAGAAGTTGATTATGATGATGCTGTTAAAGTTAGTATTGCTTTAAATGTGCCATTACATCGAGTTGATTTTATTAAAGAATATTGAGAATATGTTTTTAAATATTTTATTAGTGAGTATCAACGGGGACGAACACCAAATCCAGATATTTTATGTAATAAATATATTAAATTTGATTATTTTCTAAAATATGCTATTAATAACTATCAAGCTGATTTTATTGCAATGGGACATTATGCCCGAGTACGATTTAATGAAGAAATAAATGAATATCAATTGTTACGCGGAGTTGATAGTGATAAAGATCAGACTTATTTTTTAAGTCAGTTAAATCAACAACAATTAGCAAAAACAATTTTTCCATTGGGAGATTTAACGAAAAAAGAAGTGCGGGCAATTGCTAATGCACAGAATTTAATCACAGCAAATAAAAAAGATTCAACGGGAATTTGTTTTATTGGGGAACGTGATTTTAAAAGTTTCTTACAAAATTATATTCCCAACCAAAATGGTGAAATTGTTGATATTGAAACAAAGGAAGTTGTAGGAACTCATAATGGGATTATGTACTACACAATTGGTCAACGACGAGGGCTAAATTTAGGGGGGATGACAGAACCTTATTTTGTTGCTGGTAAAAATGTTACAAAAAATATTTTATATGTTGCTAAAAGCAGTGAAGAAAAATGATTATATTCAACTAGTTGTCTTGTAACAGATTTGAATTGAATCAATACCCTTAAATCTGACAATTTCAATTGTACGGCAAAATTTCGTTATCGTCAGAAAGATATTCCCGTTAAAGTAACAGTTTTAAGTGAAGATAAATGTCTTGTTCATTTTGAAAGTAGAGTTAAAGCAATCACTCCTGGACAAGCTGCTGTTTTTTATAATGGTGTTGTTTGTCTTGGTGGGGGAATAATTGATGAAGTTTATTTAGATGATCAAAAACTATGTTATTTATAA
- a CDS encoding ABC transporter permease — protein sequence MKSNDIKILKIKPIKQGLRNNRHSSYQEPSLITKSHFFSGENSHFFNNGYFAIKPSVSEQIIEQNYLSPLTQCRELNLNLDNPDALRVLHTQAEKLEQEKTNFYQRLDKIKTTFDEKAPFHNDNHLQEPPIITNKVDLIHFNNNSPHRAISRDDRIDVDRAALKEQARAIAQKIMQKTAHKEPSKIIAPVEQDETISKPKSILTAHFPKITTVNPTPKKDIIVTQSYNNKTQNIASSSGKKSQLPFVSKINLIKEEMKFEQSSEPEQSVVKPVEKGMNIKVSTARGSEVYDELDVMEWDITKRPNLGLDHTTNKYYHQEETTVREEKIAPLPVLPKDDVETPRTIEIDEPVGSYRINNFYASLFDSPLPATKATNPVINAKMKRIRAKKQKKQENLNDENLNQEHQTNHVQPATVFSNSYKIQLLPNGRQRISKIKKNNIITWRNPIILTARIMAVVGLIILCSAFLIFNNWINNSSLDLYNFATITFGKFNFIQTNQDYLLANRVFMIIFLSIYAIIIILPFCVVSNFKIQLYLFLPFGLLFLGSFIGIALYGYFYKNNNFVLTSNIMQIISYGFLILANILMLIGILYLKLQKRPH from the coding sequence ATGAAGAGCAATGACATTAAAATTTTAAAGATTAAACCAATTAAACAAGGCCTTCGTAACAATCGACATTCTAGTTATCAAGAGCCTTCTTTAATTACTAAATCGCATTTTTTTAGTGGTGAAAATAGTCATTTTTTTAATAATGGCTATTTTGCAATAAAACCATCTGTTTCAGAACAAATAATTGAACAAAATTACCTTTCACCATTAACACAATGCCGTGAATTAAATTTAAATCTTGATAATCCTGATGCTTTAAGAGTTTTGCATACACAAGCAGAAAAGTTGGAACAAGAAAAAACAAATTTTTATCAACGCTTAGATAAAATTAAAACAACATTTGATGAAAAAGCACCTTTCCATAATGATAACCATTTACAAGAACCACCAATAATAACTAATAAGGTTGATTTAATCCATTTTAATAATAATAGTCCACATCGTGCTATTAGTAGGGATGACCGGATTGATGTTGATCGTGCAGCATTAAAAGAACAAGCACGTGCTATTGCTCAAAAAATTATGCAAAAAACAGCACACAAAGAACCCAGTAAGATAATTGCGCCCGTTGAACAGGATGAAACTATTTCAAAACCAAAATCAATTTTGACAGCACATTTTCCTAAAATTACCACTGTAAATCCAACTCCTAAAAAAGACATTATTGTAACGCAAAGTTATAATAATAAAACGCAAAACATAGCAAGTTCTTCTGGAAAAAAATCACAGCTACCTTTTGTTAGTAAGATAAATTTAATTAAAGAAGAAATGAAATTTGAGCAATCAAGTGAACCTGAACAATCAGTTGTTAAACCCGTAGAAAAAGGTATGAATATAAAAGTTTCAACCGCTCGTGGTTCGGAAGTTTATGATGAACTTGATGTTATGGAATGAGATATTACAAAGCGACCAAATTTAGGCCTTGATCATACTACTAATAAATATTATCATCAAGAAGAAACAACTGTGCGAGAAGAAAAGATAGCACCTTTACCAGTGCTTCCAAAAGATGATGTAGAAACACCGCGCACAATTGAAATTGATGAACCAGTCGGGAGTTATCGAATCAATAATTTTTATGCTAGTTTATTTGATTCGCCACTACCTGCGACGAAAGCGACAAACCCAGTGATAAATGCTAAAATGAAGCGAATACGAGCAAAGAAGCAAAAGAAGCAAGAAAATCTTAATGATGAAAATCTAAACCAAGAACATCAAACAAATCATGTTCAACCAGCAACCGTTTTTAGTAATAGTTATAAAATCCAATTACTACCAAACGGAAGACAACGAATTAGTAAAATAAAAAAAAATAATATTATCACATGACGTAATCCAATTATCTTAACTGCTCGGATTATGGCAGTTGTTGGTCTAATTATTTTATGTAGTGCTTTTTTAATATTTAATAATTGGATTAATAATTCATCATTAGACTTATATAATTTTGCTACAATAACTTTTGGAAAATTTAATTTTATTCAAACTAACCAGGATTATCTTTTGGCCAATCGCGTGTTTATGATTATCTTCCTTAGCATTTATGCCATTATAATTATTTTACCGTTTTGTGTAGTTTCTAATTTTAAAATTCAGTTGTATCTTTTTTTACCCTTTGGTTTATTGTTTTTAGGAAGTTTCATTGGAATTGCCTTATACGGTTATTTTTATAAGAATAATAATTTTGTTTTAACAAGTAATATTATGCAAATTATTAGTTATGGTTTTTTAATATTAGCAAATATCTTAATGTTAATAGGAATTTTATACTTAAAACTTCAAAAAAGACCGCACTAA